From Cataglyphis hispanica isolate Lineage 1 chromosome 19, ULB_Chis1_1.0, whole genome shotgun sequence, one genomic window encodes:
- the LOC126856865 gene encoding uncharacterized protein LOC126856865 isoform X2 — MRTCILRNLFRARQILRESSSINRDDDDSATAINAKYKAFHDEDADVILDVSEELEKINLEDLSAQEEVHDPYANINLSHGTTGVYDIEDLVALLERDKANNIFVAKVPKKYAYVDYIVVVTGKSWKHMNALATFVRKVYKLKRNPTDLIPKIEGKDSKDWIALDLGNIVLHIFSVSARVHYDLETLWTVGSQYDDKSNESLELNIVDKYNAFLADLQPADNDCV, encoded by the exons ATGCGCACATGTATTCTAAGGAATTTATTTCGCGCCCGACAAATATTGCGCGAATCTTCCAGCATTAATC GCGACGATGATGACTCTGCGACCGCTATCAATGCGAAATACAAGGCATTCCACGACGAGGACGCGGATGTTATTCTCGACGTGAGCGAGGAGTTGGAGAAGATCAACCTCGAAGATCTAAGCGCACAAGAGGAAGTTCACGATCCTTACGCCAATATAAATTTGAGCC atGGTACTACTGGTGTATATGATATCGAGGATCTTGTTGCGTTACTAGAGAGGGACAAGGCAAACAACATCTTTGTTGCTAAAGTTCCAAAGAAATATGCTTATGTAGATTATATTGTTGTGGTAACTGGAAAATCATGGAAGCACATGAATGCTCTTGCTACCTTTGTACGCAAAGTTTACAAACTAAAAAGAAATCCAACTGATTTGATACCTAAAATTGAAGGGAAGGATTCAAAAGATTGGATAGCTTTAGATTTag GAAACATCGTTCTGCATATCTTTTCTGTCTCTGCAAGGGTGCATTATGATTTAGAGACTTTGTGGACAGTTGGTTCACAATACGATGATAAGAGTAATGAGTCTCTGGAACTAAATATTGTGGATAAATATAATGCTTTCTTGGCTGATCTTCAACCGGCCGACAATGATTGTGTATAG
- the LOC126856852 gene encoding uncharacterized protein LOC126856852 translates to MSNSEEMDSCVSATQETYENAKEEDAKKKSFNENQNVSWGESQDFCLVIEGDESMTEREKLSVENEDANRKDSAEQSNLQQIPDMSETDDKVVITNDEVKNIGDEKIMEKNESVGNVFSDVNERKNELSDEDEIIQATPPQNYSPSRKGAGNIDITSLKRKVESIDEPPAKVARTISMEDIADSKKRLENEEEESCQSGESDDSYQDLFKNIDKHVVIEETQDPTIQEFTQNSLTSPLKSTTIDDDKMQNPRLSEQVNQQEEVFSEKCCSMEKDENLNVSAKLTDVSANDSTTVNINSINESDSQVEDSDLPIEANRNVDSTVAVEKSATETLDETNRSVKDTETIFDENNKVEHTNFIEKTADDKKILSSQIKLRTSVELIYESASQIADKKKPEVVEIDEDEGDKIVDSSAEVIYDPVNTKPEPEVVEIVDDSHEDVEKARSGLVPDSGESSEVQTVEKSSIDCSYKSTESMKESSLDSRPPTTDNRMVNGSLESKKVDNDVTLSIESDTFSGYDASIFTKADINVDNAKKLDSVNSFVFRDPDPENIELISLSDTDTSNVEEKSKSDLINNSVPTKTVQVEREISMYVKLKCMLHMDESTKEYVNKELTAVHCEPVVIEPTISRQKNEDSQSSLADISDNKDSPPGSVNSNPHLYQLNPSRLSIMSSISSSSSASSAAALAAKLALRALGPTRYAKKLSSQESLLTDKLVLDEIYNRVTREWKNHHLMTATILNCANTELSTTNVSNIELTDHRNSHHLRDNFVRSSTPSEDAVGGAKVELTATPKSTKKGKAVKRPRSKVTKSNVMQTNGNENMTNINTEPALHASSVAEIDTPSGRKKSRLESTENKLGVDILANSSLRNDPADELIGKSVFAKWSDNNYYPGMVDDRLKTKYKVNFYDGKSKTLIPEFVIPIPKILREGLSVYATTKTNDYGSCGIIVDSHASSTVSNSEDCSDTYYTVETDEGERLRVQVRDIFLSADQAQVLKEEVDSASKSSMPSTPKMLGQVTLDNMVDGKRRSKRIGTPVFSTPKSRSNGTSSSTSKIKSSEPSVSGVSVKLKETLSENEGLSSDSNVESTQVQDEYVLRGLQKEIIGTPHEQNVKGPQNRIKGKPRNKKKTEDPQTIAMLGPIPPTNSNIFKGMSFILTCVDLKTLDRYKDIASAASSIETEATDTDVETENEEDWVDRPFVRERLHSQILAGGGKIYEDFDQIPKDDYKNTKLITNVPNTTAKSILCLSVGITACNHKWIIRCCSEGKIVNAAEDALPTGWSLQKRTYVETFQADKSKPLLENIVIIPNLVSDRQFITFWRQVCENAGAVVLIADNLGAMEALDFDSNVVVLSNWTCPSWAVERANQLRIPILSTTWVIQCLIEGKLCPHDQHPRYKYNCIPN, encoded by the exons ATGTCGAATTCAGAGGAAATGGACAGCTGCGTGTCAGCCACACAAGAGACTTATGAAAATGCCAAGGAGGAGGATGccaaaaagaaaagtttcaatgaaaatcaaaatgtaaGCTGGGGCGAAAGTCAAGATTTTTGTCTTGTTATCGAAGGAGATGAGAGcatgacagagagagaaaaactcTCCGTAGAAAATGAAGACGCTAATCGCAAAGATTCTGCTGAACAGTCGAATCTGCAGCAAATTCCAGATATGTCAGAGACAGATGATAAAGTAGTGATTACAAATGATGAAGTCAAAAATATTGGAGATGAAaagataatggaaaaaaacgAGAGTGTGGGGAATGTATTCAGCGATGTAAACGAGAGGAAAAATGAACTTTCTGACGAAGATGAAATCATCCAAGCTACACCTCCACAGAATTATTCGCCATCTAGGAAAGGAGCTGGCAATATCGACATTACGAGTCTAAAACGTAAAGTTGAGTCTATTGATGAACCACCTGCTAAAGTTGCTAGAACGATTTCTATGGAAGATATAGCGGACTCTAAGAAACGACTGGAGAATGAGGAAGAGGAGAGTTGTCAGTCTGGCGAATCTGATGACTCGTATCaggatttgtttaaaaatattgataagcaTGTCGTAATAGAGGAGACTCAGGACCCAACCATCCAAGAGTTTACTCAAAACTCTTTGACGAGTCCCCTCAAAAGTACAACGATCGATgatgataaaatgcaaaatcctCGTCTCTCCGAACAAGTAAATCAACAAGAGGAAGTCTTTTCTGAGAAATGTTGCAGTATGGAGAAGGATGAAAATCTGAATGTTTCCGCAAAACTGACCGATGTCAGCGCCAATGACAGCACTACCGTCaacataaattctataaacgAAAGTGATTCGCAAGTAGAAGACAGCGATTTGCCGATCGAAGCGAACAGGAATGTTGATTCGACGGTCGCGGTCGAGAAATCGGCGACTGAAACGTTAGATGAGACGAATAGATCTGTAAAGGATACCGAAACAATTTTCGATGAAAACAATAAAGTTGAGCACACGAACTTCATCGAGAAAACCgccgatgataaaaaaatcttgtcttCTCAGATCAAACTGCGAACCAGCGTGGAACTGATATACGAAAGCGCGAGTCAAATTGCCGACAAAAAAAAGCCGGAAGTGGTGGAGATCGACGAAGACGAAGGTGATAAGATTGTGGACTCGTCGGCTGAGGTAATATACGATCCGGTAAATACTAAACCGGAGCCAGAAGTTGTCGAAATCGTCGACGATTCACACGAGGATGTTGAGAAAGCTCGTTCGGGGCTTGTTCCGGATTCGGGAGAGAGTTCCGAGGTACAGACTGTAGAAAAGAGCAGCATCGATTGCAGCTACAAGTCCACAGAGAGTATGAAAGAATCATCGTTGGATTCTAGACCACCGACAACGGACAATAGAATGGTGAACGGTAGCCTTGAATCCAAGAAGGTCGATAACGACGTGACCCTGAGCATAGAATCAGACACATTCTCCGGCTATGATGCGTCAATCTTCACAAAAGCCGACATTAATGTAGATAATGCGAAGAAACTGGATAGCGTCAATTCCTTCGTGTTCAGAGACCCGGACCCGGAGAACATTGAGCTAATCAGTCTAAGCGATACTGATACGTCCAATGTGGAAGAGAAGAGCAAGTCCGATTTGATCAACAACAGTGTGCCGACCAAGACAGTGCAG gtGGAGCGAGAAATCAGTATGTATGTCAAACTCAAGTGCATGCTTCACATGGATGAAAGCACAAAAGAGTACGTGAACAAGGAGCTGACGGCGGTCCATTGTGAGCCCGTGGTAATCGAGCCCACGATAAGTAGACAAAAGAATGAAGACAGTCAATCCTCATTAGCGGACATCTCTGATAATAAGGATTCACCACCCGGTTCTGTCAATAGCAATCCCCACTTGTATCAACTAAATCCTTCCCGATTGTCCATCATGTCGTCCATCAGCTCATCGAGTTCGGCATCTAGCGCCGCTGCTCTAGCCGCGAAACTCGCCCTGAGAGCACTGGGGCCGACGAGGTATGCGAAGAAGCTGTCTTCCCAGGAATCACTACTGACAGACAAACTGGTATTGGACGAGATCTATAATCGTGTGACACGCGAGTGGAAAAATCACCATTTGATGACCGCGACGATCTTGAATTGCGCAAACACGGAGCTCAGTACCACGAATGTCAGCAATATTGAGCTGACAGATCATCGTAATTCTCATCATTTGAGAGATAACTTTGTGCGTTCGTCGACTCCATCGGAAGATGCCGTGGGCGGTGCAAAAGTCGAATTAACCGCCACGCCGAAGAGCACGAAGAAGGGAAAGGCTGTGAAGAGACCGAGGAGCAAAGTGACGAAATCGAACGTTATGCAGACAAATGGCAACGAGAACATGACGAATATAAATACCGAGCCGGCTTTACACGCTTCCTCCGTCGCAGAGATTGACACCCCGTCCGGCAGAAAAAAGAGTAGATTAGAAAGTACAGAGAATAAATTAGGCGTGGACATCTTGGCAAATTCGTCGCTGCGAAACGATCCGGCCGACGAACTGATCGGTAAAAGCGTATTCGCCAAATGGTCGGACAACAATTACTATCCCGGTATGGTAGACGATCGactaaaaactaaatataaggTGAACTTTTACGATGGCAAAAGCAAGACACTCATACCGGAGTTCGTGATACCGATACCAAAGATTCTGAGGGAGGGTCTGTCCGTGTATGCGACTACGAAAACCAATGATTACGGCTCCTGCGGCATCATTGTCGATTCCCATGCATCGTCGACGGTAAGCAATAGCGAGGATTGCAGCGACACGTACTACACGGTGGAGACCGACGAAGGTGAACGATTGCGCGTACAAGTGCGGGACATTTTCCTGTCGGCCGATCAAGCACAGGTTCTCAAGGAGGAGGTAGACTCCGCTAGTAAGAGTTCTATGCCGAGCACGCCAAAAATGCTTGGTCAAGTGACGCTCGATAACATGGTGGATGGTAAACGGCGCTCGAAACGGATCGGCACGCCGGTCTTCTCAACCCCCAAGTCCAGGAGCAATGGGACGAGTAGTTCCACTAGCAAGATCAAATCCTCGGAACCCTCTGTATCTGGCGTGTCcgtcaaattaaaagaaacgtTATCGGAGAACGAAGGCCTGTCGAGCGACTCGAATGTCGAATCGACTCAGGTGCAGGATGAGTACGTTTTGCGAGGTTTACAGAAGGAGATTATCGGTACGCCACACGAGCAGAATGTGAAGGGTCCGCAGAACAGAATCAAAGGCAAACCGCGcaacaaaaagaaaacagaaGATCCACAGACTATCGCCATGCTTGGTCCGATCCCACCGACGAACTCCAACATTTTCAAGGGCATGTCGTTCATTCTCACTTGCGTGGACTTGAAAACGTTGGACag gTATAAAGATATAGCATCCGCTGCATCAAGTATAGAAACAGAAGCTACTGACACAGATGTCGAGACTGAAAACGAGGAGGATTGGGTGGACCGGCCGTTTGTGCGTGAAAGGTTGCACTCGCAAATCCTGGCGGGTGGCGGTAAGATTTACGAGGATTTCGATCAGATACCAAAGGACGATTACAAAAATACGAAACTCATCACAAACGTGCCAAACACAACGGCAAAAAGCATACTGTGTCTTTCAGTCGGCATTACCGCGTGCAATCACAAGTGGATCATTAGATGCTGTTCAGAA GGAAAGATTGTAAACGCGGCAGAAGACGCGCTTCCTACCGGTTGGAGTTTGCAGAAGAGAACCTATGTAGAAACGTTCCAAGCGGATAAAAGTAAGCCGTTGCTGGAAAACATCGTGATAATTCCCAATTTGGTATCCGATAGACAGTTTATCACATTCTGGCGGCAAGTTTGCGAGAATGCGGGGGCGGTGGTCTTAATCGCCGATAACTTgg gaGCCATGGAAGCCCTAGATTTCGACAGTAATGTAGTAGTTCTGTCTAATTGGACATGCCCATCATGGGCTGTGGAAAGAGCAAATCAATTGCGAATTCCAATACTGTCGACCACGTGGGTGATTCAGTGCTTAATCGAGGGTAAACTCTGTCCTCATGATCAGCACCCGcgttataaatacaattgcaTACCAAATTAA
- the LOC126856865 gene encoding uncharacterized protein LOC126856865 isoform X1, with protein MRTCILRNLFRARQILRESSSINRTQILTYSQLKLTRQFSRKPDNKFDDDVFKGDDDDSATAINAKYKAFHDEDADVILDVSEELEKINLEDLSAQEEVHDPYANINLSHGTTGVYDIEDLVALLERDKANNIFVAKVPKKYAYVDYIVVVTGKSWKHMNALATFVRKVYKLKRNPTDLIPKIEGKDSKDWIALDLGNIVLHIFSVSARVHYDLETLWTVGSQYDDKSNESLELNIVDKYNAFLADLQPADNDCV; from the exons ATGCGCACATGTATTCTAAGGAATTTATTTCGCGCCCGACAAATATTGCGCGAATCTTCCAGCATTAATCGTACGCAAATACTAACGTACTCGCAATTGAAATTGACGAGACAATTTTCGAGAAAGCCGGACAACAAATTTGATGACGATGTGTTTAAAGGCGACGATGATGACTCTGCGACCGCTATCAATGCGAAATACAAGGCATTCCACGACGAGGACGCGGATGTTATTCTCGACGTGAGCGAGGAGTTGGAGAAGATCAACCTCGAAGATCTAAGCGCACAAGAGGAAGTTCACGATCCTTACGCCAATATAAATTTGAGCC atGGTACTACTGGTGTATATGATATCGAGGATCTTGTTGCGTTACTAGAGAGGGACAAGGCAAACAACATCTTTGTTGCTAAAGTTCCAAAGAAATATGCTTATGTAGATTATATTGTTGTGGTAACTGGAAAATCATGGAAGCACATGAATGCTCTTGCTACCTTTGTACGCAAAGTTTACAAACTAAAAAGAAATCCAACTGATTTGATACCTAAAATTGAAGGGAAGGATTCAAAAGATTGGATAGCTTTAGATTTag GAAACATCGTTCTGCATATCTTTTCTGTCTCTGCAAGGGTGCATTATGATTTAGAGACTTTGTGGACAGTTGGTTCACAATACGATGATAAGAGTAATGAGTCTCTGGAACTAAATATTGTGGATAAATATAATGCTTTCTTGGCTGATCTTCAACCGGCCGACAATGATTGTGTATAG
- the LOC126856864 gene encoding syntaxin-18 has product MDVSALFKASVRTVNSRNKDLGTLAGTPPRKTITKSTFCVKAHAVVMQISKLRDFLLENRKAYLNFSNYLSTAPRMTDVERDEIDIGGQRIMSTCSQLVKDLKREIAMSAEDLSRQNIEHREIMLLLIEDYLKNVCHIYSEQKAMRVKRAVEMQKIAKLQTDLKPDRSEIRKSLLNTTEKSVDDRETKSHSNESSPMKIQEINEDVTTLTYEEEPSAEDIQMFESENEQLYNELNNVTEEVKQIESKVVHIAELQEIFTEKVLDQDKDLDRLMTTVVGSTENVKEANDQIRQAIQRNAGLRVWILFFLLVMSFSLLFLDWYNP; this is encoded by the coding sequence ATGGATGTGAGCGCATTATTCAAGGCCAGTGTAAGGACGGTGAACTCGCGCAACAAAGATCTCGGCACCCTGGCTGGTACACCACCGAGGAAAACCATAACCAAGAGTACCTTCTGCGTGAAGGCGCACGCGGTCGTCATGCAGATCTCGAAGCTGCGCGACTTCTTGCTGGAGAACCGTAAAGCCTACCTAAACTTCTCTAACTACTTGTCGACCGCACCGCGTATGACAGACGTGGAACGTGATGAGATCGACATAGGAGGGCAACGGATAATGAGTACCTGCTCACAGCTGGTTAAGGATCTCAAAAGGGAGATCGCGATGTCCGCGGAAGATTTGTCGCGGCAAAACATTGAACATCGCGAGATCATGCTGCTGCTGATAGAGGATTATTTGAAGAATGTCTGTCACATTTACTCAGAGCAGAAAGCTATGCGGGTGAAGAGGGCCGTAGAGATGCAGAAAATCGCCAAATTACAGACGGATCTTAAACCCGATCGATCAGAGATTAGGAAATCATTATTGAACACGACGGAGAAATCCGTGGATGATCGTGAAACTAAAAGTCATTCGAATGAATCGAGTCCAATGAAGATACAAGAGATCAACGAGGACGTTACTACGTTGACGTACGAAGAAGAACCATCAGCTGAAGATATTCAGATGTTCGAGTCGGAGAACGAGCAATTGTATAATGAACTAAATAATGTGACGGAGGAAGTTAAACAGATAGAAAGCAAAGTGGTTCACATTGCCGAGCTTCAGGAAATCTTTACGGAGAAGGTTCTAGATCAAGACAAGGATCTGGACAGATTAATGACGACAGTGGTTGGATCTACAGAGAACGTGAAAGAGGCCAACGATCAGATACGACAAGCGATTCAACGAAACGCTGGTCTCAGAGTGTGGATCCTCTTTTTCCTTCTGGTGATGTCGTTCTCACTATTGTTCCTCGACTGGTATAATCCATAA